A single window of Athene noctua chromosome 1, bAthNoc1.hap1.1, whole genome shotgun sequence DNA harbors:
- the ZBTB2 gene encoding zinc finger and BTB domain-containing protein 2, which translates to MDLANHGLILLQQLNAQREFGFLCDCTVAIGDVYFKAHKSVLASFSNYFKMLFVHQTSECVRLKATDIQPDIFSYLLHLMYTGKMAPQLIDPVRLEQGIKFLHAYPLIQEASLASQGTFSHPDQVFPLASSLYGIQIADHQIRHPTKVTSATDKLGREPRPQTSRMNQEQVSEGSQLSQLATTLPQVTRTNMSTSDPLPSSLSPELVSAAGNNSPAGEEANMEASSSDEQPASLTIAHVKPSIMKRNGSFPKYYACHLCGRRFNLRSSLREHLQIHTGVPFTSSQQGESNISLSLCNNTADKDAVEVPEAGMISDSELQQISDSPIIDGQQQSETPPPSDIADIDNLEQADQEREVKRRKYECSICGRKFIQKSHWREHMYIHTGKPFKCSTCDKSFCRANQAARHVCLNQSMDTYTMVDKQTLELCTFEEGSQMDNMLVQTNKPYKCNLCDKTFSTPNEVVKHSCQNQNSVFTLEEDRSILLGGGDTEATETDNAVLASIKKEQEAVLLD; encoded by the exons ATGGATTTGGCCAACCATGGACTTATTCTGCTGCAGCAACTAAATGCTCAGAGAGAGTTTGGTTTCCTGTGTGACTGCACTGTTGCCATTGGTGATGTCTACTTCAAGGCACACAAATCGGTCCTTGCTTCTTTCTCCAACTACTTCAAGATGTTGTTTGTACATCAAACCAG CGAATGTGTCCGTTTGAAAGCGACTGATATACAGCCAGATATCTTCAGTTATCTCTTGCATTTGATGTACACTGGGAAGATGGCACCGCAACTCATTGACCCAGTTCGACTAGAACAGGGAATAAAGTTTCTGCATGCATATCCACTAATTCAAGAGGCCAGCCTTGCAAGTCAGGGAACTTTTTCTCACCCGGATCAAGTTTTTCCATTAGCATCTTCATTATATGGCATTCAGATTGCAGATCACCAGATAAGACATCCCACTAAGGTTACATCAGCGACTGACAAACTCGGGCGAGAACCAAGGCCGCAGACATCACGGATGAACCAAGAGCAGGTTTCTGAAGGCTCACAGCTCTCGCAATTAGCTACAACTCTGCCACAAGTGACCCGGACAAATATGTCCACTTCTGACCCATTGCCATCTTCTTTATCTCCAGAATTGGTATCTGCTGCTGGTAATAACTCACCTGCAGGAGAAGAGGCCAACATGGAAGCGTCTTCTTCAGATGAACAGCCTGCCTCACTCACAATAGCACATGTCAAGCCAAGCATTATGAAAAGGAATGGAAGCTTCCCAAAATACTATGCCTGCCACCTCTGCGGTCGCCGGTTCAATTTGCGAAGTAGTTTGCGTGAGCACCTGCAGATCCACACGGGAGTTCCCTTCACATCTAGCCAGCAGGGAGAAAGTAATATTTCTTTGTCTCTCTGTAACAACACAGCTGATAAAGATGCTGTGGAAGTGCCTGAAGCAGGGATGATTAGTGACAGCGAGCTGCAGCAGATCTCAGACTCCCCAATAATCGACGGGCAGCAGCAGTCAGAGACACCGCCCCCCTCCGATATTGCAGACATAGACAACTTGGAGCAGGCAGATCAAGAGAGGGAAGTAAAAAGACGGAAATACGAATGTTCCATCTGTGGTCGCAAATTTATTCAGAAAAGCCACTGGAGGGAGCACATGTACATACACACTGGCAAGCCCTTCAAGTGCAGCACTTGTGACAAAAGCTTTTGTAGGGCTAACCAGGCTGCCAGACACGTGTGCCTAAACCAGAGCATGGACACGTACACAATGGTGGACAAACAGACTCTGGAACTCTGTACTTTTGAGGAAGGCAGTCAAATGGACAACATGCTAGTACAGACCAACAAGCCCTACAAATGTAACTTGTGTGACAAAACATTTTCAACTCCCAATGAAGTAGTCAAACATTCGTGCCAAAATCAAAACTCTGTCTTTACACTAGAAGAAGATCGCTCCATTCTGCTAGGTGGTGGGGACACAGAAGCCACAGAGACTGATAATGCAGTGTTAGCCTCCATCAAAAAGGAGCAGGAAGCAGTGTTGTTAGACTGA